A region from the Achromobacter seleniivolatilans genome encodes:
- the mltB gene encoding lytic murein transglycosylase B, whose protein sequence is MFICRRLLQLGMLSALLAGCSTTAPTAPNTLAAQPGAASANTAIRIGPSTPTLGPELPDDAPATLTATGKLRPEVRAFVEDLAVQRNLPLAPMVSALESSRYNATVSRLIAPAPPGKKIWRSWLTYRSRFVEPKRIGWGVDFYNENRDLLNRAAQRFGVPAPIIASIIGVETLYGRNMGNFRVIDALATLAFDYPDPAKPERATMFRGQLADFLTLVMKDKLDLETRGSYAGAIGMPQFMPTSIMHYAVDGDNNGHIDLTNNTQDAIMSVGSFLSQHGWQRGLPVFAPVVLPADPTALVDGGLEPKQTWATLTAAGARLQPGASATGWDAQPLGVVDLVEEARGTAQYRVGTPNFFALTKYNRSYFYATSVADLASEIEARVGR, encoded by the coding sequence ATGTTCATCTGTCGGCGATTACTGCAACTCGGAATGCTTTCCGCCCTGCTGGCGGGGTGCTCCACCACCGCTCCAACTGCCCCAAATACGCTTGCCGCCCAACCCGGCGCCGCCTCTGCCAACACTGCCATTCGCATCGGTCCCAGTACGCCGACACTAGGCCCCGAACTACCGGATGACGCTCCTGCCACCCTGACCGCCACGGGCAAGCTGCGCCCTGAAGTCCGCGCTTTCGTGGAAGATCTGGCTGTTCAGCGCAATCTGCCGCTGGCCCCGATGGTCTCGGCGCTGGAAAGCTCACGCTACAACGCCACCGTGTCGCGCCTGATCGCGCCGGCGCCCCCGGGCAAGAAGATCTGGCGCAGCTGGCTGACATACCGCTCACGCTTTGTCGAACCCAAACGCATCGGCTGGGGCGTGGATTTCTACAACGAAAACCGCGATCTTCTGAACCGGGCCGCACAGCGTTTTGGCGTGCCGGCACCCATCATTGCCTCGATCATCGGCGTCGAAACGCTGTATGGCCGCAACATGGGCAACTTCCGGGTGATCGATGCCCTGGCCACCTTGGCCTTCGACTATCCGGACCCGGCCAAGCCCGAGCGCGCCACGATGTTCCGTGGCCAGCTGGCGGACTTTCTGACACTGGTCATGAAAGACAAATTAGATCTGGAAACACGCGGGTCCTATGCGGGCGCTATCGGCATGCCCCAGTTCATGCCCACGAGCATCATGCATTACGCGGTGGATGGCGATAACAACGGCCATATCGACCTGACCAACAACACCCAGGACGCCATCATGTCCGTCGGCAGCTTCCTGTCGCAACACGGCTGGCAACGTGGCCTGCCCGTGTTCGCGCCGGTGGTGCTGCCTGCGGACCCGACTGCGCTGGTCGACGGCGGCCTGGAGCCCAAACAAACCTGGGCCACGCTGACGGCGGCCGGCGCACGCCTGCAACCGGGGGCTTCGGCCACCGGTTGGGATGCGCAACCCCTGGGCGTGGTGGATCTGGTGGAAGAGGCCCGTGGCACGGCCCAGTACCGCGTCGGCACGCCGAATTTTTTCGCACTGACCAAGTACAACCGCAGCTATTTCTACGCCACCTCA